The Verrucomicrobiales bacterium DNA window GAGATTGGAGCCGCGTCGTTTTCTCGGGGGGCGTCGGACTGAAGATCGCGCTGCTACGAACAATGATCTGCCAGCGCCTCGGAGCGGCTCACCGCTTGGCAGCGTCCGATGAGGATGTGCTCTTCGGCCTTCTGGCACTCGGCCTCCGCTATACCGGCCGAGCGCCTTCGGTCCTGGCCGCGATGCAACAGCTGAGGAGCGCGTCGGCCGCTCCCTAAATCGGGCATTCCGAACTTTAGGGGACGCTCGTCACGCCAGAGCCTCGGCGACGGCGGAACGTCAGTCCTCGAGGCCGCCTATTACTCTGGACGCCAAAACGATCTTCGAACGTTTGTCGAAGCCTTCTCACGGCGGCTCCTAAAAGGCTCCAAAGGAAGGCCGAGACAACCTCCAGGAAAGAGTTTTGCCCACGGAACACACAGAACACACGGAGTCGGAGGTAATTCAGCAGAACAGTAACTTCAGTCGGCTCGGCCACTCGCCCCGCCCCCGCGGTCGGGGTTGCGGTCTCCCCTCCGATCCGTGAGGTCCGCGTGGTCCGTGGGCATAACGTCCCCGCTCCCAAGGCTTCCGCACCTCACAACAGCCGTGCCATCGCGACGGCGGTGTTTGCTGCTAGAGCGGTCGAACCAGATCGACAAAACCCTCTCCGGCAGCCCAATCGCGCTGCGCCTCCCACAGCGGAATCATGTCCTGAGGCCGAAAGCTCGTGGCATACATCCGGTACAGAGAATCCACAATCCATCGCGCCTCCGCTTTCGCGATCCGACACTCTTTCTCCTGTCCGACGCGTCGGATGATCAGAGCGAAGGGGAGCGGCCGCGCGCAACCGTCGGCCTGAATGACCGAAGGGGGCCTGAAATCGGGTTGCCGATAAGGGATCACCGCGGGATCTATTTTGAGGAACCCCGCCTTCTCATAGGAACGAAGCCGGATCTGTCGCGCTTCCACCCGTTCGTCGGGATGTTCCATTTCAGCCACCAGCGTGATGGGCGAAGCTGGGGAGAGCCCGGCCGCAAATAACCCGGCACGCGCTGTCTGGATGGGAGCGGCTCTTAGCCAGGCGGCCAGGCCAGTCCGACGCCACTCGGGATGAACCCAAACGTGAGACAGGTGCACCAAACAGCGGGCGTCGCCCAAATCAGAGGTGATGACCGCCACCTGGTCGCGCACGGCAATGGAACGACCGCCGCGCCGCACCAACACCATCTCGTAGCGGAGCCATCGACCCTCCGCCGGGTGCACTGGCTGCCAGCGCAATCGTTCCAGAATCACCGTCCGATCTTCCATCTCATGAAGGGCCCCAAATTCATCCCACAGCAACTGGTAGGCCTCGTCGAAATCAGGATGATCAGGAGCACCGATGCGAACCAGGGTCAGTTCCCGGGGATCTAAGGGCTGCTTGAGCCGATCTCCGGGGGCAAGGTCTTCCGGCAGAAAAGCAAGGTTAGGCATGATCAGAACGGGCAGGTCGGGCACGGCGGTTTTCCGATTGAATGAGCTTTCTCACCTCGAGCAGATCATCTTTCAACACGTAGCCAAACACACCCAACTGCCGCGCGCTGTTCCTCACCTCCGGCTCGTCACAGTTGGTCACCATAATCACTTTCGCCGCCGGGCATTCTTGTCGAATAATGCCCGCCAAAGGCAGTCCTCCCCTGGGACGCAAATTAACTTCCAGAAGCACCCAGTCCGGCTGATGCTCTCGCACCGCGCGAAGAGTAGCCTCACTTCCGCGCGCCTCCAGGAACTCACTCTCCAAATCCGACAAAGTCGAACGCAGCATCAGGCGCATGCGATCGTTCGCATCGGCAATCAGCACCCGGCTTTTCTTCGGTTCTTGTTTCATAGGCGGGAATCCACAGACCCCACACCTGTTACGTTAGCACGAGAGCCTTTCTTTCAAAAATGCGCTGTTCTCCGGGAAGAAAATCAAAGCGCTCGAGTCAAATAACCACACAACACTTTGAAAGTAAATGGTTTATGATTAATTATACGAACAGCATTGAAGGTTCGACGTCCTCTCCATGAACTCTTTCCTCTCCGCGCTCTCCGCGCCTCCGCTAGAAAAGATCCCTCCCCCGACTCGGAAGGACCGCCGGAATCTCTCGCGGAGGCGCGGAGAGCGCGGAGGAGCACTAAATCAGTGAGAACCCACGGATCGTGCAGATCAGCCCGAGTCCGCCTGTCGGTGGTTGCTGCTAGTGGTGCTGCCTCAGCACGACATCGCCTGTCTTGATGTGAACGCAGCAGGTCAGTCGGAACTTCTCCGGATCCTTGTTCCATTGGTCCAGCACGTCCAACTCCTCCGGCGTAGGCTCCTCGAGATTTTCCAGGCCACTAACCACTTCGATGACACAGGTGCCGCACGAGCAATTGAAGCAACCTGCCTCCATCTCGATGCCGGCCTTCTCTCCCGCTTCCAATAGAAGCTCCCCCGGCTCAACCTCGGCGGATACTCCGGTGGGCAAAATGGTGACTTTTGGCATAGACGAAATCGACCGATACCGTCTCCTGAGACCGCAGCTTCTGCAAGTCAACACTTGCCAAAACGCAGGGGCAGGCGGGAAACTGTCCCGTGGATCAGGGACGTTGAGCCCTGGTTCCTAACTCCGTGTGAGCCAACAACTATCCGCACCCAATGAAGAGAAGCGGCTGAACGCGCTGAAGCGTTACTCGATTCTCGACACCCTGCCCGAGCTCGCGTTCGACGAACTGAGCCGGCTGGCCATGCATACCGCGGGTGCCCCCATCGCGGCCATCTCCTTCATCGATGATCGCCGGGTTTGGTTCAAGTCGCGACAGAACTTCTCCCCGGTCGAACTGCCCAGGGAAGATTCCTTTGCCAACATCACCATCCAGCAAACGGAGGTGCTACGCGTTCCGGATACGGTCCGCGACCCCCGCTTCCGCCACCTGAAGTTGGTGCTGGAGGAACCCCACATCCGCGCCTACTACGGGGTTCCGCTGCTGACCATGGATGGGATGGCGATCGGGACCCTGGAGATCAAGTTTCTGGAGCCTATCACGCTGCCGGATTCCACCCTGGAAACCCTCAAAATCGTGGCGCGGCAGGTGATGACCCAGCTCGAGCTACGCCGCCACCTGGTGCAGCTCTCCCGCATCTTTGAGGATCAGCGCCGGGCGGAGGACGCCTTGCGAACGTCCGAGGCTTTTTTCCAAGCCCTGGTTGAGAGCCTGCCCCAACGAATCATCCGCAAGGACCTTCAAGGCCGGTTCACCTTCGCCAGCCGAAACTTCTGCACCGAGCTCAACCGCAGCCTCGAGGAGATCCGAGGCAAAACCGACGCCGATTTCTTCCCTCCCGAACTGGCCCGCAAATACCATGCGGACGACGAGCGGGTCATCGCTGCCCGCCAACCCTTCGAGGCCGTTGAAGAACATCTCCGCCCCGACGGCAGCAAGGGGTTTGTTCAAGTCGTCAAAACACCGCTGATCGACGCCCGCGGCCAGGTGGTCGGGGTGCAGGGGATTTTCTGGGATGTCACCGAGCAACGTCGCACCGAGCAGCAGCTGGCTCATGAACGCGATCTGCTTCGAGCACTGCTCGACCACATCCCCGACCGAATTTTCTTCAAGGACGTCCAATCGCGCTTCATCCGCTGCAGCGCATCCATGTTCAGCAGCCTGGGATTCAACCGTCCGGAGGAAGTGATCGGAAAAACGGATTTCAACTACTACCCCGCGAACCTTGCCCAAGGCTACTTTGAGGAGGAGCAGCGCATCATCGCCACCGGCGAGCCTCTCATCAACAAGGTCCAGCAGCACGGCGATGCCCAGGGCCAGGAGGTTTGGTCGGCCGTCACCAAAGTCCCGATCTACAACCACCGCGGCAACATCACGGGCATCATCGGTTTGTCGCGGGACATCACCCAGCTCAAAAAGACCGAGCAGGCTCTGCGGCAAACCGAGGAAAACTACCGGAACATCGTCGAGAACTCCGTCGAAGGTATTTTCCAAACCACCCTGGATGGCCATTACCTCAGCGCCAACCGCTCTCTGGCGGCCATCTACGGTTACGACTCCAAGGAGGAGCTGATCTCGGCCATGACCGACATTCAGCACCAGCTCTATGTCGATCCTAACCGACGTGAGGAATTCAGGCGGCTCATGCGGGAAAAAGGCGGGGTCACCGGGTTCGAATCCGAAATCTACAAGAAGAACGGGAATGTGATCTGGATCTCGGAAAGCGCTCGCAGCGTGACTGACGTTCGCGGCAACTTCCTCTACTACGAGGGCAGCGTCGAGGACATCACCGCGCGGAAGCTCGCCGAGAAGGCCCGTGAGGGAGCCCGTGAAGCCGCGCTCGAATCGGCGCGCGTGAAGGCGCAGTTCCTGGCCAACATGAGCCACGAGTTTCGCACGCCGCTCAACGCGATCATCGGCAACGCCAGCATGCTCCTGGCCGGCCGGCTCTCCGAGGACCAGCGGGAGCTGCTCGAACCCATCTTCGACAGTGCCGAGGCGTTAAACCGCCTGATCAATGACATCCTGGACTTCTCCAAAATCGAAGCCGGCAAGCTCACCCTGGAGCAGACCGAGTTCGATCTGGTCGAAACCATCGAAGGGACGGCCGAAATGCTGGCCCAGGCCGCCCGCAA harbors:
- a CDS encoding response regulator transcription factor, whose protein sequence is MKQEPKKSRVLIADANDRMRLMLRSTLSDLESEFLEARGSEATLRAVREHQPDWVLLEVNLRPRGGLPLAGIIRQECPAAKVIMVTNCDEPEVRNSARQLGVFGYVLKDDLLEVRKLIQSENRRARPARSDHA
- a CDS encoding (2Fe-2S)-binding protein: MPKVTILPTGVSAEVEPGELLLEAGEKAGIEMEAGCFNCSCGTCVIEVVSGLENLEEPTPEELDVLDQWNKDPEKFRLTCCVHIKTGDVVLRQHH
- a CDS encoding PAS domain S-box protein: MSQQLSAPNEEKRLNALKRYSILDTLPELAFDELSRLAMHTAGAPIAAISFIDDRRVWFKSRQNFSPVELPREDSFANITIQQTEVLRVPDTVRDPRFRHLKLVLEEPHIRAYYGVPLLTMDGMAIGTLEIKFLEPITLPDSTLETLKIVARQVMTQLELRRHLVQLSRIFEDQRRAEDALRTSEAFFQALVESLPQRIIRKDLQGRFTFASRNFCTELNRSLEEIRGKTDADFFPPELARKYHADDERVIAARQPFEAVEEHLRPDGSKGFVQVVKTPLIDARGQVVGVQGIFWDVTEQRRTEQQLAHERDLLRALLDHIPDRIFFKDVQSRFIRCSASMFSSLGFNRPEEVIGKTDFNYYPANLAQGYFEEEQRIIATGEPLINKVQQHGDAQGQEVWSAVTKVPIYNHRGNITGIIGLSRDITQLKKTEQALRQTEENYRNIVENSVEGIFQTTLDGHYLSANRSLAAIYGYDSKEELISAMTDIQHQLYVDPNRREEFRRLMREKGGVTGFESEIYKKNGNVIWISESARSVTDVRGNFLYYEGSVEDITARKLAEKAREGAREAALESARVKAQFLANMSHEFRTPLNAIIGNASMLLAGRLSEDQRELLEPIFDSAEALNRLINDILDFSKIEAGKLTLEQTEFDLVETIEGTAEMLAQAARNQKNELVCQIAASVPRTVTGDPVRIRQVLMNLLSNAVKFTRNGEVNIQVAMEQQTGTKARLRFEVRDTGIGISEKARPIIFQAFTQADGSTTRKFGGTGLGLTISKQIVELMDGHIGFESEVGKGSTFWFDITLTVPEGAGSGPTQSNLETLAGKRLVAIDDHEGTLRVLHAYATELGLDVATFTSATLALAELEKAAQGGNAPQLVLLDLEMPEMDGLSLIQALHTKPGTDNIRLVVMTPLGCRLDPAVMYSHRVSLCLVKPVKRTRLADALRSALTQPLTPPETSEVALPAPQAKLADHVSVSPGLVPPSPLRILLAEDNPVNQQVAARMLKSLGYAADIAANGHEVLTALEQKPYDIVLLDCQMPEMDGYEAARQITQLRQQGDPRLKSDPLLIAVTANAMTGDRERCLSAGMHDYLSKPLKLDALGGLLARVQHQLGTSLGSGLPAAEEQVALPGEERMDLSVIEGLRTLREPDQPDPLRQLVDLFLRDSHARIQALQESLQSDDAHKATAAAHALKGSASNLGARRLAALCNSIEKHTKAGELSAAKPLLEPLKEEFLQVQDFLHMEVSR